The following are encoded together in the Citrus sinensis cultivar Valencia sweet orange chromosome 1, DVS_A1.0, whole genome shotgun sequence genome:
- the LOC102623161 gene encoding uncharacterized protein LOC102623161, with protein sequence MVFYFKARPEAGDYTIFMGLDKYENEELIKYGFPEDIWFHVDKMSSAHVYLRLHKGQTIDDISEGVLEDCAQLVKANSIQGNKVNNIDVVYTPWANLKKTASMDVGQVGFHNPKMVRTVKVEKRINEIVNRLNKTKVERKPDLKAEREAANAAERAERKLQLRDKKRREEMERLEKERQAEVRSYKGLMVAEKMTSNKQIASESKSLQELEEDFM encoded by the exons ATGGTGTTTTACTTCAAAGCCCGACCAGAGGCCGGCGATTACACAATTTTCATGGGTCTCGACAAGTACGAGAACGAGGAACTGATCAAATACGGCTTCCCCGAAGACATTTG GTTTCATGTGGATAAAATGTCTTCTGCTCATGTGTATTTGAGATTACACAAAGGCCAAACTATTGATGATATTAGTGAAGGCGTATTGGAAGATTGTGCTCAGCTTGTCAAAGCTAATTCCATTCAAG GCAATAAGGTGAATAACATTGATGTTGTTTATACACCTTGGGCCAATTTGAAGAAAACTGCTTCCATGGATGTTGGCCAAGTTGGTTTCCACAATCCGAAGATG GTTCGGACAGTGAAAGTGGAGAAAAGAATAAATGAGATAGTTAATAGattgaacaaaacaaaagtggAGAGGAAACCTGATTTGAAAG CGGAAAGAGAGGCTGCAAATGCTGCAGAAAGAGCTGAGAGAAAGCTTCAGCTGAGAGATAAA AAACGGCGGGAGGAAATGGAAAGGCTTGAGAAGGAGAGACAAGCTGAGGTAAGGAGCTACAAGGGACTGATGGTTGCCGAAAAGATGACATCTAACAAACAAATTGCATCAGAGAGCAAGTCCTTACAGGAACTGGAAGAGGACTTTATGTAA
- the LOC102622153 gene encoding la protein 1 translates to MASLDEETAQAVLRQVEFYFSDSNIPTDEFLRGKISESSDAMVSLALICSFKRMKEHLHLGNVKSEDIPEDTLEAVAETLRKSSSLKLSEDGMKVGRSAELPTAEEMKEQLDVRTIAATPLEYDVKREDVEAFFSQHVKVNSVRLPRHVADKRLFCGTALIEFSTEEDAEKVLKQGLFYAGVELHLKPKKEFEAERAKETEEFEKSRPAVGSNRKNNSNAEADYPKGLIVAFTLKNKSAEGSEEKNGSLKPANDIENACKPDGEPDSSDNAAAVESEQKASENDSNGEGKVEEKNELDSEDGDKSSDGSIEKGEEKEGKTSIDTYKDNMDVVMREDLKSVFHKFGTVKFIDFKIGAESGYIRFEEPEGAQKARAAAVLAQEGGLSVKNFIAVLEPVTGEAEKEYWSLLRGNQERHRDVKGNRGRGGKTFRGRKQSRFRENDSARGRPNKARKV, encoded by the exons ATGGCGTCCTTAGATGAAGAAACTGCCCAAGCTGTTCTGCGTCAG GTTGAATTTTACTTCAGTGATAGCAATATTCCTACTGATGAATTTCTTAGGGGAAAGATCAGCGAGAGCTCTGATGCCA TGGTTAGTTTGGCTCTGATTTGTTCGTTTAAGAGAATGAAAGAGCATTTACATTTGGGCAATGTGAAGTCTGAAGACATACCTGAAGATACTTTAGAGGCTGTTGCTGAAACTCTTCGAAAGTCTTCTTCCCTTAAACTTTCCGAAGATG GGATGAAAGTGGGTCGTAGTGCTGAACTACCAACTGCAGAGGAGATGAAAGAGCAATTGGATGTAAGAACAATTGCTGCAACACCTCTAGAATATGATGTGAAGCGTGAAGATGTAGAGGCCTTCTTTTCTCAACATGTCAAG GTTAATAGTGTGAGGTTGCCCCGTCATGTAGCAGACAAAAGGTTATTTTGTGGCACTGCTTTGATTGAGTTCTCAACCGAGGAAGATGCTGAGAAGGTTCTGAAGCAAGGCTTGTTTTATGCAGGTGTTGAGCTTCATCTGAAGCCAAA GAAGGAATTTGAAGCAGAAAGAGCAAAAGAAACAGAGGAATTTGAGAAATCTCGTCCGGCCGTGGGTTCAAATCGCAAGAACAACTCAAATGCAGAAGCAGA CTATCCAAAGGGCTTAATTGTTGCATTCACGCTGAAGAACAAGTCAGCTGAGGGttctgaagaaaaaaatggctCTCTCAAGCCAGCCAATGACATTGAAAATGCTTGTAAACCAGATGGAGAGCCTGACTCCTCTGATAATGCTGCTGCTGTAGAAAGTGAGCAGAAGGCATCAGAAAATGACAGCAACGGTGAAGGAAAGGTTGAGGAGAAGAATGAATTGGACAGTGAAGATGGAGATAAGTCTTCTGATGGTTCCATTGAAAAGGGTGAAGAGAAGGAAGGGAAAACTTCCATTGATACATATAAAGACAATATGGATGTTGTAATGCGTGAGGATTTGAAGAGCGTCTTTCATAAATTTGGCACTGTTAAG ttCATCGACTTCAAAATTGGAGCTGAGTCGGGGTACATTAGGTTTGAAGAACCTGAAGGAGCTCAGAAAGCTCGTGCAGCTGCAGTCCTAGCCCAAGAAGGCGGCCTGTCTGTGAAGAATTTCATAGCTGTTTTAGAACCTGTTACTG GTGAGGCTGAAAAAGAGTACTGGAGCCTACTTCGTGGTAACCAAGAGAGACACCGTGACGTTAAGGGTAACCGAGGAAG GGGAGGAAAAACATTTAGAGGCAGAAAACAAAGCCGCTTCAGAGAAAATGATTCAGCAAGAGGACGCCCAAATAAAGCCCGGAAAGTTTGA